CACACTGGACAACACGACCAGCGGCTGACCCGCTTTCACCACGTCGCCGAGCTTCACCTTGCGCGACAACACCATCGATTCAATGCGTGGTGACACCAGCACAGTCGAATAGGCATCAACCTTCACTTCGCCCGGCGACTTGATCTCGTCGGCAAGCTCGCGGGTGGTCAGTCTTGAAACGACAATGCCTGCCTCCTGCACGGCACGTGCATCGAGCGCGAGCGGATTCCCCGCCTGTTGCGCCGAGACGTTCGCGGCGGTGACGGCCAACGCCAGCGCGCAGGCAGCATAGATGGATAGGCGAATCATGGAGCAGCTTCCTGTGTGCGGCCGTCGAGCCAGTCCGTCAGGCGGCCGGCAGCGGTGAGGTAGTCGAACCAGGCCTGCCAAGCTTGGCTTTCGAGTGCGAGCGCGGAAAGCGCGGTGTCCAGGCTCTGCTTGAGCTGGATGAGGTAGTCGGAGGTGCTGATCTCCCCTGCTCGCCAGAGCTTTTCGAGCAAGGCGGCGCGATCGTCGAAGGCGGCGGCACGCCCTTGGCTGAAAGCCTGTCCCGAGTCGCGCAGTGCGTCATAGCGCGCCTGGGCCTCGCGCAGTGATGCGCGACTCGCCAGTTGCCGGGAGCGCACGGTCGCCGCAGCCGCACCCGCCTCAGCGAGTGCCGCGTCGACCTCGGCGCGGCCGCTGTTGAGTACGGGTAATGGAATGGTCACGCTGAGGCCGATCACCTGATCGGTCGTTACGCCGGTGCGGACGCGGCCACCGGTAAGGCTGACGGTGGGATCGGGGATACGTGCTCGCCTGGCCACATCGATACCAGCCTGTGCAGCCGCCTCATCGGCCCGCGCTTTGAGCAGCTCGGGCCGGTCATCCATTGATAGCGGCACAATGCTGTTCGACAGCGGCGGCAGCCCTGCCGGCAAAGGCGGCGGTGACTTCACCTCATCACCGGCAATGGCTTCGAGCGACGCAAGCGTCGCCGCCTCATTGCCGGCCAGCGACGCCTGCTGGATCTGGGCTTCACCCAAGGCCAGCGCTGCCAGATCGCGCTCAGGACTACTGATGTCACC
This genomic window from Dyella terrae contains:
- a CDS encoding TolC family protein, whose amino-acid sequence is MSFLRAALVGAACLLCAATVVASPGDGAATPVVASPLQGAVRAIWGASPEVQAARADVEAAQARVRAASQPVYNPSLSLDAENADVDRRTAGLSLPLDLSGKRRARTSQADAEWRSREATYELLRREVASRWLKAWSGAALAGRQRELGAHRVELMRRFDALAAERLAVGDISSPERDLAALALGEAQIQQASLAGNEAATLASLEAIAGDEVKSPPPLPAGLPPLSNSIVPLSMDDRPELLKARADEAAAQAGIDVARRARIPDPTVSLTGGRVRTGVTTDQVIGLSVTIPLPVLNSGRAEVDAALAEAGAAAATVRSRQLASRASLREAQARYDALRDSGQAFSQGRAAAFDDRAALLEKLWRAGEISTSDYLIQLKQSLDTALSALALESQAWQAWFDYLTAAGRLTDWLDGRTQEAAP